A stretch of the Carassius carassius chromosome 6, fCarCar2.1, whole genome shotgun sequence genome encodes the following:
- the LOC132142776 gene encoding zinc finger protein 330-like has protein sequence MGAVCDFCEAWVCHGKKCLSTHACSCPLSDADCIECDRSVWEHGGCIFHCSFCHNFLCDDDQFEHQASCQVLEAETYKCLSCNRLGQHSCLRCKACFCDDHARSKVFKQEKGKAPPCPKCGHETQETKELSMSTRTHTFGRQSGADEDGYSASGYSSYWKNLESGGGYKDEEDDDYDDDEEDEEDDDEEDEEEEDNPEVEDALSNLSLEASGKTQ, from the exons GGGGCCGTATGTGACTTCTGTGAGGCCTGGGTTTGTCATGGAAAGAAGTGCTTGAGTACCCATGCCTGCTCCTGCCCTCTTTCTGACGCAGACTGCATCGAGTGTGACCGCAGTGTTTGGGAACATG GTGGTTGCATTTTCCACTGCTCTTTTTGCCACAACTTCCTGTGTGACGATGATCAGTTTGAACACCAGGCCAGCTGTCAGGTCCTGGAAGCAGAGACGTATAAAT GTTTATCTTGTAATCGTCTCGGTCAGCATTCTTGTCTCCGATGCAAG GCATGTTTCTGTGACGATCACGCTCGAAGCAAAGTGTTCAAGCAGGAGAAAGGCAAGGCTCCTCCGTGCCCAAAGTGTGGACACGAAACTCAGGAGACCAAAGAGCTCAGCATGTCCA CCCGAACACATACATTTGGTCGGCAGAGTGGTGCAGACGAAGACGGATATAGTGCATCTGGATACAGCTCCTACTGGAAGAATCTGGAATCTGGTGGGGGATACAAAGATGAGGAGGACGATGACTACGATGATGATGAAGAGGACGAGGAGGATGATGacgaggaagatgaggaggaggaagacaaCCCAGAGGTGGAGGACGCGCTCTCAAATCTGAGTTTGGAAGCAAGTGGAAAGACTCAATAA